The DNA region ataaataataatataaaagtaTACTATTCAATTTGTATCTACTCTCTCTGGTTATAAATGTAGGTAGTTTTAGCCTCTtcaattattctctaaatataagttattctcgaacttctatatatattttttcgttctcgtcttgctcttgtttaataaatactatcactctcacaaattaataaattattatttttatacagaataaataaataataataagattatttgatttattttgttaattcttatatataagtctaaaataatttagatttataaggccatctccaacggagtcttcaaatttgaggattctagtgctacagtaattTGAAGTGTACTGTAGCACCAGAAATTAATCTCCAACATATCCTCTATCcggtgatacagtactgctacagtgttaagGATAatggatactgtaataataatagtggatgctgtaatagtattttaaggATGAAATTTCAAGGTAActattggagatgatctaatcCAGAGAGTATCCGTTTCCATCTGGATGTAACTTGCCTCAAGCTCTACAACGGTCTATGTGGCTGCCGGCTGTGTAAACCCTGGGTGAGTTCCGGGTGCGTCTGACAAATGTCACCGCGGTGGGCCCCCTTGTCGGCATCGTCGCTGTTCGGTTCCATTTCAGCCGGCCTAGGATTCGGTGTCGGGTTGAAGCATCGAGTTTTGGCTGTCCGGTGTGACATCAGAATCAAATCACGTTATGAGATTTTGGCGTCCGGTGTGAACGCGGAGGACGTGAGCCGGCGGGGCGAAGACTTCACCAGACAACGACACGTTTAATCGACTTTATTGTATACTCCAAAGTAAAGGTATGCTATGgtagtatataaatataaatcgttttaacctctttaattattttttaaatataaggtgtttttctatgtatttttttatcttgtctttatttaataaatgatatcacTCTCAAAtaaatgaattattttttttaatacagaataaataaagaataacaaggttatttgatatattttcttaatatttatacataaatctaaaatgatttatatttataattagaaaagTAGTAGTACTAAGATAGCTGTCGGTACGTCAAAAGACATGACTGGCAGGCGTCACATGCTTTTGCtgtccttctcttttttttttactgtttgAAAGTGGCCCGTGAACGATCGGATCAAgtgtttgaaatttttttccaaactcCCGAAACAGACCGGACGACTTGAATGAGCCGCTGATTTTTACGGACAGAAAAGGAAGAAAGTCTCCGTCCGTGTCTATTTAAATGAGGTGCTCCTGCTTATCAAATAacagtttttaatttttaagttCTCTAGTgaaatttgtgaaaataattttctaaaCTGAATTAGAAGCTggagaataaaaaatagctTTCTTAATTCACTTCTCGTATAAAATCActtcttttatatattttattttaaataattattaaaaaattatttttaatcacAAAATCACTTACTTTACAGAAtcattcaaaaaaaatttaaataaagagAGCTATATCAAATAGACCCATACTTGAATTCGAATTCGAAttcatctcttttttttcctccacgACAGGCTGCAACTGATCCCCTAGTTTATTTACTGGAATGATTCTCGGTTCTTCCGTCTTCCACTGGCCGCCTTTTGCGTTAAATATTCGCCTTTGCGTTCCTTCGACgcgaccaccaccaccgcagATATAGTCCGGAGCGCGTCCTGTGACCCACTTGTCATATGACGTGGCAACCATTTACTTGGGATTAAATGTTTGGGCCCACTTATTTTAGGACGGGTAAGCGGACTCGGGTACGGAGGGTAAGCGGACGAGGGTACGGACCCGTCCGGGAGAGCTGATCGGCGGAACTTGCATGATTTTCCGGTGGGTATTAACTACTGCACGCGTCATGGGCGCTGAGAAGACCAAAGCTGGCGTAGGAGCAGCGGGCAGCCCTGCTCCGCGCTCCAGCGAGCGCCGgcagggaggcggcggcggaccgTGAAGATGGATGCGGCTTCTCGTGGCTAGCGCTGCTCGGCTTCGCCTTCCTGACCTTCAACTCGGCCATGGCCATCTACCGGTCCAACGGGGACGCCGCTGCCATCGCCTTCGTGGCGTTCTCGTACATCGACCTGGTCTGGCTGTTCTGCTGCCTCCTGTGGTTCAAACTTCAAAGGAAGCCCCAGGCTCCGCCCCGCCACCAGAGGAAAGCTCAAAGTGTCAGTCTGGATGCTCGCTACGCTGCTCACCGTCGTTTTTTCCTACAAGGTCGTAGCCATCATGCCCGTCCCCGTCCAGGTGCTCGTCTGGGCGATGGCTGGCGCCACCGTGTTCGGAGGTTTCTACGCCTTCTTTTTGCTCCGCGAAGGCAGAAGTGAGCGCTTATTTGATTCGTGGCCATAGTTTGCTACAAGCAAATAGATTTGATCAACTTGCTATAACTTCTGAACTTTTGACAGGGAAGCAGAAGCAAGTAGAAACCTCAAAACTAATATCTCTGGGTAATGGCGCCCCGGAATCCATCCATCTGTAACTTGTCGGACGCTCTAGGACGGTCGGTCTATGGGCTGCCGTGCGTCTGCCACATGTGACCGCAAAGGGGCCCCGTGGACGGTGGAATCTctgcttattttttttttttttgagcgcATCGGTAGACTCTCTGCTGTTGGCTGCAGCCTGGCCTCGGGCTGTCGGCTCCGCCGCTGGTTTCATTTCCGCCGGCCTCAGTTTCGGGTTCGTTTCCGGGTTGTAACCGATCCACCAAAATGGTGACATCAGAATCAAATCGCGTTAAATGAGATTTGGCGTCCGGCGACTTTGGATTCATTAATACTGGCCAGCGGTCGGTAGGTCCCAGAACATGACAGGCTGGCGTGTACCACTATCATATGGAGCACATGGACGGTCACATGTTCTCGATACTTCCGTGTTCGATTGGTGCGTGGAATATTTCGCTTTGCGTTGCTTCTACGCAACGACGCGGATATCAACCGGAGCGATAGCAACAATTTACCTGCTATTAAATGTTTGGGCCCACTTGTTATAGAATATATACGGGTTAGCGGATTAGGATACGGACTGGTCGGATGAAAAGTTCTGATCCAGCTTTTTCAACTAGCCGTTTgtttaaataatttttcaatCTAACTATTTATTGtaactttaaaattttaatcacaATCTAGCTTTAAACATACATAGCCTTACTGCTCGTTCTCCACCTTTAGGCGTCACCTATATGATCCTTGGCCATCTGCCCTTCACGGAGAGCTTGTCGCGCAAGAAATTGCCTGATTTTGCCGACGATCACCGTTGCTCCTGAGTATAAAGCAGCTTTAGTGACGTCAGCCGGCGATTGTCGTTGTACGCGTCATGGCCGCTGAGCAGACGAAGCTGGCGGAGGAGCAGCGGGCACCCCTGCTCCGCGCCCCGGCGAGCGCCGGCCGGGATACGGCTGCTGTGGCGGGTCGTGGAGATGCAGGCGGCTTCTCGTGGCTGACGCTGCTAGGCTTCGCCTTCCTGACCTTCAACTCGGCCATGGCCATCTACCGGTCCAACGgggacgccgccgccgtcgctttCGTGGCGTTCTCCTACACTGACCTGGTCTTGCTCTTCTGCTGCCTCCGGTGGTTCGAGAAGGAAGTCCCCGGCTCCGCCACCAGAGATAAGCTAAAAGTGGCAGTCTGGTTGCTCACGACGCTGCTCACCGTCGTTTTCTCCTACAAAGTCGCAGCCATCATGCCGTTCCCCGTTCAGGTGCTCGTCTGGGCGATGGCTGCCGCCACCGTGCTCGGAGGTTTCTACGCTTTCTTTTTGCACCGCGAAGGAAAGGTAAGTTCCGGTGATGTATTAATTTCTCCTCGTTATCGTCCTGCTCTTTTTTTCATTATAAGGTTACTCACACACCATTACATAGAAACATCATACTCACATACCTGTGAACGCGGCTTCGAAAATACTAACATGTGCATATTAAAACCCAATAGGTAGAGTAATACCTTCACTGTCTCTTTCACCACATTAAGGGATTTCTCGTCGGCCTGCTTGCTCTTGTGTGTTCATCTTTTATGCCGGCAGCACCATCGGGCTTCGACCTGATTTACTGTCTTATCCTAAGTCTTTACACCACTAAAACACAAACATGCAGTTAGCGCCTTCGTTTCCTTCTACTTTTCAACGATTTCTCTTTATCCTTTCTATTATGAAAGGATTCTCTACTTTCCTTTCGTAATTATTCTCGAAGGAAAGTTATTGAAAATTaatggagatgagagaaaataaagagaatgagaaaagagaagaaaatcggaaaaaaacgaaataaaaggaatatggTGTAGTGCGGACTGGCCGGACCGGTTTCGGTTCCTAAGTCGGTTAGCCGCCTCTAATACAACCTTGCTTCAGTCTATTTGCATAGGGTATGGGTAAAAAACAAATGCCCATTTAAATTTGGGCATGAATAAGGTTACCCATTTAACCCTCGCTTATCCATACCCATTCAGAAGCAAGTAAATATTCTCTGAACTTTCAGCCGCTGTCGATTATCTCCCTTAATTATCTTTTCTTTCCATAATTTTCTCCTATATCTATTTTCGCTCAACCAATAACCCCTCTCTCCTCGGATCTCCCTTTCCCagtaatctctctctctctctcggatgAGGTTTGCCTGCTCATACTCCCGACGTCATCGACGACGAGGTCGGCACCACAAACCGGGCACGCGAGGAGGCTCCTCGTTACGACCAGCACGGCAGCCACAGCCCTCGCATGGGCTCAGCTTGAGTAGCATACGAGCCGAGCTTAACAAGCTTAGATAGCTCATCAATCTTAGTGAGCCAAGTTTGAATAGTTCGATATGGCTTAAGCTTACTTGGCCCGAGCATATGTTTTCAATTATCTGACTAGAGTGTGTGTCACCGAGCGGCAGCTTGTTCTCAAGCGGTGATGTCTAATTGTGAACTTCTAGTGAGTTACGTGTTAGCAACCTTACTAGACTGAGTCCAAGTTTACTCGAGCTGCAACCGAGCGTTCGACGTTGTGAGCTGAGGTCGAGCCTGAAAGGAATCGAGTCTAGCTCAGTTGGGTGACGTAGAGGCCGAAgattgtatttttattattaaaaaaaggtTGAGCTTGAGCTGCTTTAGGGTTATCCGGCCACGCGTAACTTAGGTTCAGTAATCTTTCAAGGCTTCACCCTAACACTGTTAGGCTTTACAGAAGATTATTAGGTAGGAGGAGGCTATCTTCCTAAAGATTGGCTTAAAGAAGGCTGAACGCCTCTTCTATCAAGACGAGAGAATTGGGCTTTAGACATATCTTTGAGATGCTACTCATATATCTTTTGAGATACTGCTGTTAGTCTACGGGGCCAATTTTGGTGATCAATCTGCCACAATTCACCATTAATGCACGTGGAAAGATGCTACACCGTCGCCTAAGTGGTTAAACAATGGTGGAACATTGGCTATGAGGCCTATGACAAGGTTTACAAAGGTCACAGACTCACAGTAGTATGGAGGTGAAGTTGGAGACATGTaacagaaaaaaagaaggatgCATTTCACTCATCTCGTGATGGAACGTTCTTAGGCTATGTTTGGTTTAGCTTCTACTGGTTTTTGCTACTCAGAAGCAGAAAGATGAATCAAACTGATCACTTCTGAAAATGGCTGAAAAAGTAAAAGTTGGCAAAAGTTATCTTTATTATTAGGAGGTAGAACCTGGTCTGAAGGAGTTCTTTAGTTTCTAAGGGGTGATGTTCAGAGatgtattacatatattataaaTTTCATTCATATCATAAGTCAATTCAAAAACTGTTTTTTCCTGTAAACAGCTTTTCAACATTAGCTTTTTAAAGTAGTTTTTGAAAAAGTTAAACCCCAACCAAACTACTTTCCTCATTAACAAGCTCCTTGGTTACCTGAAAAGTCCGATCGTCTTTGCCTTGCTGCTTGTCGGTTCAATGCATCAAAGTACACTTTCTTAACCAGTAAAGGAGAATTGATCAGTAAAGGAGATGCGTGGAAAAAGGGATAAAAAGAAGAATTGGATAGTTGCTAATTTTTAATCGTTGGATGAAGATCTAACGGTTGAAAAAAACTGATTCAGAAGTGAATAATATATTTCTATAGTAGGgacatatataattttcttaTGTCTACTATATAAATATCTCTGTCCGAGTACAGATTAAAAGACAAACGCATGATTGGACGATCGAACGGACAACACGTTGAGTGAAACAAAATCCTGATTTCAGTCGATTGGAACCTAGTAAATCCGAATAAGTAAGGAGGCAAATGACAGTTTAAAAGACGAAACCTAATGATATTCCAAAACAAGCTTACCCAACAAAACGCTAGAAAAAAACCCTTTCCATCTCTATCGATAATGCATTTGGGAATCACCGTAGCTCTACGGTTAGCAGAAATGGGGTCGCGGAGAGGTGCAAGTCTACAGATTGCCTGAAAAGAGATaaacatggattttttttttgtcaaggtGAACTTTTTGAATAAGATAAAAGTCAACAGTGTGATTTGAAAGACAAGCATGCTTAGAGTGTCATCTAAGACCTAATAAGGTGTAACTTTCTCATCTTTATTTTTCAAAGCTGAAAATGTTTTTCAAGCATCACTGACGAATTTATGCATATTTCAAGCTCAAAATTACATTATTTTACAACACAAAAACGTTTCACTTTAATAATTTGCAATGAAAATAAAACACTAGTTAATATATGCAAAAGAATTTTGCACTATTGTTTTCTGAAGAAAAGAAACCAGAAGTCCCAAACGATCTGTCAACCCGGTGGCAGCTGCTGTGACCTACATCAACAAGAGAGATTTTTCAGGGACCAGGTAATTCCTCTTTTCTAAATTTTCGTCCTGAGATTTTTGACTCCCCAAGGATTTCTGGTTCCAGTTTCAATTTTCGTCCTCTAATCGCATCCACATCTGTGCAGAAATCCAGGAGCTCGAGCTAGCATTTGGAGATGCATCCTTTCCGATGTTCGGGTTGGCGCAACtcaaaaagtattttgatgacCCGAATGCTACAAAAAGAAAGCACTGTATTCTgttggaaaagaaaaaagttgtaCAAAAAGTCTAGTTGCGGTATCGTTCATTGTCGCAGTACCGTCTCAACGCGTGCTGGCTGTCGGCGGCGGTTCAGGCCCCGCGCCTCTTCATCGGGCGTCTCAGTATTTGGGTTTCGCGAGCTTTTTGGGTGGAGGAACGGGTTTGGTTGACCGTGATGCAGTCTGACAGCTGACTACAGGACGCTTGTGCGTATTGGACATGCCGCTAAGACTAACGGTGTTTCGGATTATACGATTCGTTGCTTCTATAGGTTTTGTTCGTATGaacccctctatatatatatatataggctaaGAGGAGGTAAGTTAAGTGAGGTTATATTTGTTTGAAAAGAAGGttgcttgattgattgtatCTGTTTGGATAGTTCtgattaatttttaatttggttgattgaatctgagATCGTACAAGGTAAGATCATGATTGGCTATTCGTATATAAAAGTTAAAGATTGTGATTGGCTATTCGTATATAAAAGTTAAATATTGTGATTGGCTATTtgtataaagatgattttataaTACTGATAAGTAACTTCGTTTATATTAGTGGATATAGAAGTTTGTATCTGTCGAGCTAGATTTTGGAGAGAAGCTTGAATCAAGTTTTCCTACTAACGGAGTATAAACGTATATTTGTATCTGTCAAATCAAACtaaaatagataaataaatacgtttttttatattatatgTATTCATCAGATCAAGTCACTCTTTTGCAGACAATCAATCAAACTCATAGCTAACACCCTCCGGTAAGTGAGCAGTTTGGAGTGCGTTTGACAAGTCCATAGGTCAACACTGATGATTTGTGAGGTTTTGCTCTGACtttcggttttttttttgttttttttttttttgcttcagtTGAATTTATTACATTTCTTCTAATAGTTTCAAAAATCTTATCAGCTGCAAACTTTTTGGCTTACTATTTTACCTTTTGAGTTATTCTCattcttttcaaaaaaaaaaaattcgttaAGTTTTCTTCTTTGAAGTTCTCAATGGACATAAAATTTTAGTTATGTTCCTTTTTCATCCCAAGCTTCTTTTATTCGTTGAGAAGCCTCGACCGAAGAGAGTTGGCCTCAGGTATGATCATACGAAACCAGAAACACTAAAGTTTAAAATGAGTACCAAAACTCAAAAGCTCAATAACACATGGACCTGAAATCCTATATGTCAACTAGTCTGGATGACGGTGTACAGTAGCTTGAATAGCAAACAAGGAGAATAGATACATTTCTCAAATTATTTCTTAAAGAGAATGCCTTTTCTTGCCCATCAAATTATTTTCTCTTATATGTTTATCAAACGTTTCTGTTTATAacctattttcttgatttttcattAACCTTTTTATTCATGAGTGCTTTCTTTGAAACTTCTGTTTTCTCTAATTCTGTTTTTGCTGAAAATAtctccaacaacaacaacaaagcctttcagtctcaaacaagttggggtaggctagagatgaaacccataagatcttgcaagtctagtcatggctctggcacgtggatagttaacttccacgcacccctgtccatggctagttctttggtgatattccagtctttcagatccctctttacagactcctcccatgtcaagtttggtctacctcgacctctcttgacattatccgcacgctttattcttccgctatgtacaaaccatctcaaacgatgttgaACAAGCTTCttttcaattggtgctacaccaactctatcacgtatgtcatcattccgaacccgatcctttcttgtgtggccacacatccatctcagcatgcgcatctccgctacactcaaccgttggacatgttgccttttagttggccaacattctgcgccatgcaacatcgcaggtctaattgccgacctatagaacctgcctttaagcttctgtggtactctcttgtcgcagaggacgccggaagcttggcgccacttcatccatccggttttgattcgatggctcacatcttcatcgatttcaccatccttctgcagcatcgaccccaaatatcgaaaggtatccttctgaggtatcacctgcccgtcaaggcaaacctcatcctcctcgtgcctagtagtactaaaatcgcacctcatgtactcagttttagttctactaagcctaaaacccttcgactccaaggtctgtctccacagctccaactttccatttacccccgtccgactatcgtcgactagcaccacatcatctgcaaagagcatacaccatgggatatcaccttgtatatcccttgtgacctcatccatcaccaaagcaaaaagataagagctcaaagctgacccttggtgcagtcctattataattggaaaatcattggtgtcaccatcgcttgtctgaacacttgtcacaacattatcgtacatatccttgataaaggtaatatactttgttgggactttgtgcttctccaaggcccaccacATGACATTTCGCGGTATCTTATCGTAGGCcttctctaagtcaatgaacaccatatgcaagtccttcttttgctccctgtatctctccataagttgtcgtaccaagaagatagcttccatggtcgacctcccaggcatgaaaccaaactgatttttggtcacgcttgtcattcttcgtaagcggtgttcaatgactctcccatagcttcatcatatggctcatcagcttaatcccacggtaattagtacaactttgaatatcccccttattcttgaagattggtactaatatactccgCCTCCATTCTTCGAGCATCTTGTTTGTctaaaaaataaggttgaaaagcttagttagccatacaattactatgtctccaaggcatctccacacctcaatagggataccatcagggcccattgccttgcctcttttcatcctttttaaagcctccttgacctcaaactcctgaatccttcgtacaaaacgcctgttggcatcatcaaaggagtcgtccagctcaatggaagagctctcacctcctccgttgaacagctggtcgaagtactctcgccatctattcttaatctcatcttccttcaccagaagtcgatctgtcccatccttgatgcatttgacttggttgacatccctcgtcttcctctcacggatcttggccatcttatagatGTCCCTTTCTCCTTCCTTCGTGTTTAACCGCTGGTAGAGGTCCTCACACGCTCGACCTCTTGCTTCACTCACTGCTCACTTTGCGGTCTTCTTCGCCACCTTGTACTTCTCTACGTTGTCAACACTCCTGTCCAAGTGTAGGCGTTtgaaacattctttcttctccttgatagccttctggatatcctcgttccaccaccaggtATCTTTCGCTTCGCTTCTACTTCCCCTCGTCACCCTAAACTCCTCGGAAGCCACCTTTCGAATGCAAGTcgccatctttatccacatATTGTTTGCATCAGCTCTTTCCTCCCAAGAGCCCTCCTTAATTACCCTCTCCTTGAAAGCTTGAGCAGCTTCCCCCCTGAGCTTCCACCACTTCGTTCTAGCAACTTTAGCGCGCTTATCCCGCTGGACACGTATTCGGAAGCGGAAGTCAGCCACCAAAAGCTTATGTTGAGGACAACACTCTCTCCAGATATCACCTTACAATCTAGGCAAGCACGCCTGTCTTCTCTTCTCGAGAGGACGAAATCGATCTGGCTAGAGTGTTGGCCACTACTAAAGGTCACTAGATGGGATTCCCTTTTTTAAAGAGGGTGTTAGCTATGATCATGTCGTAGGCTAGAGCAAAGCTTAAGacatcctctccttcttgaaTCATGCTTCCATAACTAAAGCCCCCATGCACCCCCTCGAAACCTATGTTAGATGTACCCACGTGGCCATTGAAGTCTCCTCCTATGAAGAGCTTCTCGCCAATAGGTACACTCCTAACCATGTCCTCCAGGTCTTTCCAGAACTCCCTCTTGGTGCTCTCATTGTGGCCTACTTGAGGGGCATACGTGCTGATAACATTGAGAACTAAGTCCCCAACGACCAGCTTGACCAGGATAATCCGGTCCCCTTGCCTCTTGACGTCTACCACTCcatacttgaggctcttgtcgatcaagatgcctactccatttttatttgtagttgTCCCCGTGTACCACAGCTTGAAGCCGGTATCCTCCACCTCATTCGCCTT from Phragmites australis chromosome 8, lpPhrAust1.1, whole genome shotgun sequence includes:
- the LOC133926931 gene encoding uncharacterized protein LOC133926931 isoform X1; protein product: MAAEQTKLAEEQRAPLLRAPASAGRDTAAVAGRGDAGGFSWLTLLGFAFLTFNSAMAIYRSNGDAAAVAFVAFSYTDLVLLFCCLRWFEKEVPGSATRDKLKVAVWLLTTLLTVVFSYKVAAIMPFPVQVLVWAMAAATVLGGFYAFFLHREGKTINQTHS
- the LOC133926931 gene encoding uncharacterized protein LOC133926931 isoform X2; this encodes MAAEQTKLAEEQRAPLLRAPASAGRDTAAVAGRGDAGGFSWLTLLGFAFLTFNSAMAIYRSNGDAAAVAFVAFSYTDLVLLFCCLRWFEKEVPGSATRDKLKVAVWLLTTLLTVVFSYKVAAIMPFPVQVLVWAMAAATVLGGFYAFFLHREGKEG